The Triticum aestivum cultivar Chinese Spring chromosome 3A, IWGSC CS RefSeq v2.1, whole genome shotgun sequence genome includes a region encoding these proteins:
- the LOC123058332 gene encoding uncharacterized protein isoform X2, with amino-acid sequence MVQAVGQPCSCHRPSRRAVSSGRSCIGRKAVSPKKKYPLTPLVTAIRRRPDLDGRLLEAKLARGCGNLAFSVSTQSASIQYSIHQVHIGDCDYDLHFPPLRLTHAMALAPSSSSTSPAFPLRTAAHVPLLRPRRQPLRPSPNQRPPRTLPPPRLRLVLATTILPPDAFGKRQKPSLASAACMPAPSGGACPSVEAVSG; translated from the exons ATGGTGCAGGCAGTTGGGCAGCCATGCTCATGCCACCGGCCGTCTCG CCGAGCCGTCTCTTCCGGGAGGTCATGCATCGGAAGAAAGGCCGTCTCCCCCAAGAAGAAGTACCCACTGACTCCCCTCGTCACCGCTATCCGCCGCCGACCGGACCTAGATGGACGCCTCCTCGAGGCAAAGCTTGCGCGGGGCTGCGGCAATCTGGCCTTCTCGGTGTCAACACAGTCTGCATCCATCCAGTACTCTATCCACCAAG TGCACATTGGTGATTGTGATTACGACCTCCACTTCCCTCCATTGCGCCTGACGCATGCCATGGCGCTCGCGCCCTCAAGCTCCAGCACCAGCCCCGCCTTCCCGCTTCGCACCGCAGCCCACGTACCTCTGCTTCGGCCGCGTCGGCAACCCCTCCGGCCCTCGCCAAACCAGCGACCACCAAGAACCCTGCCACCTCCTCGCCTCCGCTTGGTGCTTGCCACCACCATACTTCCTCCTGATGCCTTCGGCAAGCGGCAAAAGCCTTCCTTGGCTTCTGCGGCGTGTATGCCGGCGCCAAGCGGTGGCGCGTGCCCATCGGTGGAGGCTGTGAGTGGATAA
- the LOC123058332 gene encoding uncharacterized protein isoform X1: MLPLPPAPAAGTPPNLHHHRSCRGLHTSSLDTLPDLVHHHWSIHGAGSWAAMLMPPAVSVRVSIFIFRLALSPPRLGIRGCFFSGTSCAFSLMFARDSRAVSSGRSCIGRKAVSPKKKYPLTPLVTAIRRRPDLDGRLLEAKLARGCGNLAFSVSTQSASIQYSIHQVHIGDCDYDLHFPPLRLTHAMALAPSSSSTSPAFPLRTAAHVPLLRPRRQPLRPSPNQRPPRTLPPPRLRLVLATTILPPDAFGKRQKPSLASAACMPAPSGGACPSVEAVSG; this comes from the exons ATGCTGCCACTGCCGCCTGCGCCCGCTGCCGGCACTCCGCCGAATCTCCATCACCACCGGTCATGCCGTGGGCTCCACACCAGCTCCCTCGACACTCTGCCGGATCTCGTGCACCACCACTGGAGCATCCATGGTGCAGGCAGTTGGGCAGCCATGCTCATGCCACCGGCCGTCTCGGTGCGCGTCTCGATTTTCATATTCAGATTGGCTCTCTCCCCTCCTCGGCTAGGCATCCGAGGCTGCTTTTTCTCTGGGACTTCATGCGCTTTCTCCTTGATGTTTGCTCGTGACAGCCGAGCCGTCTCTTCCGGGAGGTCATGCATCGGAAGAAAGGCCGTCTCCCCCAAGAAGAAGTACCCACTGACTCCCCTCGTCACCGCTATCCGCCGCCGACCGGACCTAGATGGACGCCTCCTCGAGGCAAAGCTTGCGCGGGGCTGCGGCAATCTGGCCTTCTCGGTGTCAACACAGTCTGCATCCATCCAGTACTCTATCCACCAAG TGCACATTGGTGATTGTGATTACGACCTCCACTTCCCTCCATTGCGCCTGACGCATGCCATGGCGCTCGCGCCCTCAAGCTCCAGCACCAGCCCCGCCTTCCCGCTTCGCACCGCAGCCCACGTACCTCTGCTTCGGCCGCGTCGGCAACCCCTCCGGCCCTCGCCAAACCAGCGACCACCAAGAACCCTGCCACCTCCTCGCCTCCGCTTGGTGCTTGCCACCACCATACTTCCTCCTGATGCCTTCGGCAAGCGGCAAAAGCCTTCCTTGGCTTCTGCGGCGTGTATGCCGGCGCCAAGCGGTGGCGCGTGCCCATCGGTGGAGGCTGTGAGTGGATAA
- the LOC123058331 gene encoding uncharacterized protein: MLPLPPAPAAGTPPDLHHHRSCRGLHTSSLDTLPDLVHHHWSIHGAGSWAAMLMPPAVSVRAVSSGRSCIGRKAVSPKKKYPLTPLVAAIRRRPDLDGCLLEAKLPRGCGNLAFSVSTQSASIQYSIHQVHIGDCDYDLHFPPSRLTHAMALAPSSSSTSPAFPLRTAAHVPLLRPRRQPLRPSPNQRPPRTLPPPRLRLVLATTILPPDAFGKRQKPSLASAACMPAPSGGACPSVEAVSG; this comes from the exons ATGCTGCCACTGCCGCCTGCGCCCGCTGCCGGCACTCCACCGGATCTCCATCACCACCGGTCATGCCGTGGGCTCCACACCAGCTCCCTCGACACTCTGCCGGATCTCGTGCACCACCACTGGAGCATCCATGGTGCAGGCAGTTGGGCAGCCATGCTCATGCCACCGGCCGTCTCGGT CCGAGCCGTCTCTTCCGGGAGGTCATGCATCGGAAGAAAGGCCGTCTCCCCCAAGAAGAAGTACCCACTGACTCCCCTCGTCGCCGCTATCCGCCGCCGACCGGACCTAGATGGATGCCTCCTCGAGGCAAAGCTTCCGCGGGGCTGCGGCAATCTGGCCTTCTCGGTGTCAACACAGTCTGCATCCATCCAGTACTCTATCCACCAAG TGCACATTGGTGATTGTGATTACGACCTCCACTTCCCTCCATCGCGCCTGACGCATGCCATGGCGCTCGCGCCCTCAAGCTCCAGCACCAGCCCCGCCTTCCCGCTTCGCACCGCAGCCCACGTACCTCTGCTTCGGCCGCGTCGGCAACCCCTCCGGCCCTCGCCAAACCAGCGACCACCAAGAACCCTGCCACCTCCTCGCCTCCGCTTGGTGCTTGCCACCACCATACTTCCTCCTGATGCCTTCGGCAAGCGGCAAAAGCCTTCCTTGGCTTCTGCGGCGTGTATGCCGGCGCCAAGCGGTGGCGCGTGCCCATCGGTGGAGGCTGTGAGTGGATAA